Part of the Acomys russatus chromosome 19, mAcoRus1.1, whole genome shotgun sequence genome, AACTTTGGGGACCCAGGAGTGAGGCGGGAAAGTCTGATGGACAGCCTCCCATGGTCCCACGTGCCTGTATACCCaatactgggggaggggggagggttgtCGCTGGGTTGGAGGCCACCTAGaactgtctttattattattattattattattattactattattattattattttaaatgtatacagatctcattacagatggttgtgagccaccttgtggttgctgggaattgaactcatgaactttggaagagcagccagtgctcttgacctctgagccatctctccaggccccacccagAGCTGTCTTAAGacaccttgtctccaaaaaagaaaacgAAATGGACAGCCCTTGGGGTTTGACACTGGTTTTCAGTAGCCCAGTAGTCCACGAATATAGTCCTTCAAGGGCCcagagtctgttttgttttgttgtttttttggttttgttttgcgtTTTGTGTTTTTTGGGAGGGAGGCCCAGAGTTTTGAGGCCCCAGAAATTGAGGTCCCAGTTGTTTGGAAGCCAGGGGGTCAGGTTTCCAACTTGCTGATGTCCCAGGACTCGGGGCCCAGCTCCTCAGCATCTCAGAAGTCCAAATTCTCAGTCCCTCCGCAGactctgtgtccctggctgtgCCTTGCCGCTTGATAACAGACTGGTCctgccctcttcttcttcttttttagatttatgtgcatgtgttggtgtaggggtgtcatatgttggatttacagacagctgtgagctgccatgtgggtgctgggaattgaaccagggtcctttggaagaacaggcagtgctcctaaccattgagccatctctccagcccatcgtGCCCTCTTCTTGCTTTCAGGCCATATCCACTTCCCCACCTTCCACGAGCCGGTGGATTCTGGACCTGGCAACCTGGCTCCCCCTTCTGGCTTTGCAGACTGGGACCCTAGCCTCCATGCTGCCTGTCCAGACAGCTCCTGTCCATATCCCGCTGCCGAAGGCTTCCTGACTCCTGATTTCTACCCATCATCAGACCCAGGGCGGTCAGGCGCATTTCCCCTGGCGATGGAGGTAAAGCTACAAAGTGGGGACATAGGCTTAAagccacttaaaaacaaaaaacaaacaaacaaaaaaccccaaaaaccctcCGGTTGTGTTGAGCCTAGTGGTGTAGactcagctactcaggaggcagaggaagaaggttggaaagacctgagttcaaggttGCCCTAGGCACATTTGTAAGAcctcatctttatttatttttttaaaaaaaagtgaaaatgaaaataaaaaagaaatattgctcCATGGTCAAAGCTCTTCCCTAGCGTGTGTGAGGCCATGGGGTTCAGTCTCcatgggggagggatggggagaggagcaCCTCACTTACACCCACTTACACCCTGTTCTGAGATGACAGGGAGGAGTTTAAGATCCCATCcttggggggtggagagatggatggctcagaggttaagagcactggttgctcccagcagccacatggtggctcgtaaccagctataatgagatctaatgccctcttctggtgggcaggcagagtactgtttacataataactaactaactaactaactaactaactaaatagaagaagaagatccCATCTCTGGCCAGGGGTACTGTCttatgcctgtagtctcagcacctgggaaggcagaaagaagagaattaattttttatatttttggttattCAAGACAAACTTTCcctatatgtagccctggctgtactgaactcactttgtagaccaggctggcctcgaactcacagcgatccgcctgcctctgcctccagagtgctgggattcaaggcgtgcgccaccaccgcccggctgaggAGCGACATTTTAAACTGGCCAGTTACtagttgaagccagcctaggcagTAGTATAGCAAAGCAGACACtaaaacaagccgggcatggcAGTACATACTCAATCCCAGCAGTCCTgctgggacaggaggattgcttcaagttCAAGGCGAGGCTGGGCTTCACAGTGAAGATCCTCTCTCAAAAGACGGAAGCAAGCCAGATAAGCAAACTCCGGAGGTTTAAACATCAGTTAGCGCACCTGGGCTGCTGGCCCTGCCCGTTTGACTAGGAGCTCGTGTCTCGTGTGTAATAATTCTCAGCTGACTGGGTCTTCCCGTCCCCTTTTAGGACTCTCTGGATACCCAGCTATATACAGAACCTTCCCTGTCACACGTGGGATCCTGGAGAGTCTGTGCCCTCCCTTCAGCAGCCCCTCAGTCCGCCGCACCCTCCCTGGAGACGGCCCGAGCTCAAATACTGGCTCTGGGGCCCCAACAGCTATTGGCCCAGGATGAGGAAGGAGACACGTGAGTCTAAGCGGGGGAGGCTCAGGATGATCCACACACTGTGTGgctttccggggggggggggcgagggctgttctcactgctgctctcttccctccccccaaccccctccccgcACCCTCAGGCTTTTACACCTGTTTGCTGCTCGGGGGCTGCGCTGGGCAGCGTACGCTGCAGCGGAGGTGTTGCAGATGTACCGGCAGCTGGATATTCGTGAACACAAAGGCAAGGTAAAGGGCCAGGAGTCTGCACCTCGGTACCCAGAGGAAAGGGCGCCCGGCTCTCAGACGCGGGAGGGCGGGCTCCGGGGGTCCAGGCTGATTTCACTGTGGTTTCCAGACCCCTCTCCTGGTGGCAGCCGCTGCCAACCAGCCACTGATTGTGGAAGACCTGCTGAGCCTGGGAGCGGAGCCTAACGCCACCGACCATCAAGGCCGGTCCGTCTTGCATGTGGCTGCCACCTACGGGCTCCCAGGAGTCCTTTCGGTATGGCCGGCTGGCAAGTCCAgcgggaatgggggtggggaccGGGGAGGGGGACAGGGCTGGTGACCCAGGATTTGAGGACCATGTTTAGGGAGACCCCTCCATagctcccttttccttctcctcccaggcTGTGTTTAAGTCAGGCATTCACGTGGACCTGGAAGCCAGAGACTTTGAAGGTGAGCTGGTCGTAGCCAGGGGCTGGTGTCGGGGGACAGGGTGGATGCCCGGTGGCGTCCCTCACCGAGTCCCTCCCGCAGGCCTTACCCCGCTCCACACGGCCATCCTGGCTCTCAACGCTGCTATGCTCCCGCCTAGTGTCTGTCCGAGAACGCTGAGTTCCCAAGCTCGAGACAGACTGGCCTGTGTGCAGATGTTGCTTCAGATGGGTGCCAGTCACACCAGCCAGGTACTCTTAGCTGGtggaggtctgggggaggggtggggcagtgggggagtgggggggcagGTAAGCTTAGTTGACTTAGATCGGCTTTTTGCCCCCACCTCTAACACTTCAGGCTTGTAATCTTTTCTCCTACgtcttattgttgtttgtttaaagatttatttattgcatatgagtgctttatctgcagaagagggcgccagatctcactgtagatggttgtgagccaccatgtggttgctgggaattgaactcaggacctctggaagagcaggtggcgctcttaaccactgagccatctctccagccctcctacaTCTTATCGATGAGGGAAAAGGGGCAcgagtggcacacgcctttaatcccagcactcgagaggcaggcggattgctgtgggttcgaggccagcctggtctacaaagcgagtctaggtcagccaaggctacacagagagactctgtctcaaaaaaccaaaaaaaaaaaaaaaaaaagaaagaaagaaagaaagaaaagaaagaaagaaagaaagaaagagaggcacaGGGCATCAGAATTCCTATAGCTTTCCTATTGGGGAGGAGGGAATCTGACCCAGAACTTGGCTCTGATCGTATGCTAACTCCTCATTTTCTGAGCTAGGGGCGCCATCTTAGGCAGGCCAAGGGAGTTCAGTAGCATTCGATTTTAACAGTAGTTTTTCAGTGCAGGGGTTTGGACACAGGACAGAGGTCTTACTGTGGTTACCTTCCAGCCTGCTACCTCCTTGCCCCATAGCTAATAAACTATTCTCCCAAAAAAACAAATCTGAACGTGGAATAAGTGCAGAGACTCTATGTAATGAGCCGCCCCGTGTGCCGGCATCACACCAACAATCAGCGTTCGCGGCAACTCCGCGCCGGCACGTCCTCTCACCCACTTTCCCTTTAGTTttcgttttttttgttgttggtggtggtggtgctgaggattTAACCGAAGGTCTAGTGCAGGCAGGGTAGGCAAGCTTTTCATAAGCCCATATCATTTAATaataaggtcagcctgggctgacctcaaactcacaagcaCTGGGATGATAGACCTGTGTCACCAGGGCCACATTCCCTCTCCTCAGCTGTTTTTAAACCAGTACAAGCgtgtagttatttttataattatttgtctgcccttccttcctttcctccttccagtctTTTTGTACTTTTGGTGCTGAGCGTGGACCTAGAACTTCCTCATGCTTGTtgcagtggtagagcccctgccttaACCCCGCTGCCGCCCTTCTGTTCTTCGCACAGGAGATCAAGAGCAACAAGACCATTCTGCACTTGGCTGTACAGGCCGCCAACCCCAACCTGGTTCAGTTGCTCCTGGGGTTGCCGAGAGGAGACCTGCGAGCCTTCGTCAACATGAAGGTGAGACATGGGCTGAGCTGTGGGTGGTTTGAGGTATAGGAGCAAGGGGCAGGTGGGCGCTGGCTGTCAGGGGAATGACCCACGGGGTGTGAAAGGAAAgtgtagccgggcggtggtggcgcacgcctttagtcccagcactcaggaggcagaggcaggctgatcgctgtgagttcgaggccagcctggtctacaaagtgagtccaggatggccaaggctacacagagagaccctgtctcaaaaaaaaaaaaaaaaaaaaaaaaaaaaggacaggaaagagtGTTCATAGTGGGGTGGAGGACACATTAGATGGATGTAGCACTGGTGTGGGTCCCCGACAGACAGTCGTCCCTCCCCCTGTGGTTACAGGCTCATGGAAACACAGCCCTCCACATGGCAGCAGCCCTACCCCCTGGGCCGCCCCAGGAGGCCATCGTGCGTCACCTCCTGGCAGCTGGAGCGGATCCCACGCTGCGTAACCTGGAGAATGAGCAACCTGTTCACCTGCTGCGACCCGGGCCGGGCCCTGAGGGGGTGAGCGCTGGTGTGACTTCTGCCCTAACTAGGGGTTTCCCCACCCCAACTGCACCCAACACCAACTTAGAGGATGTTATCTAGTCTCAGAAggcaactccttttttttttctttttttaagacagggtctcgccgggcgtggtggcacacgcctttaatcccagcactcgggaggcagaggtgggcggatcgctgtgagttcgaggccagcctggtctacaaagtgagtccaggatggccaaggctacacagagaaaccctgtctcgaaaaacaaacaaacaaacaaaaaagacagggtctctctgtgtacccctggccgtcctggactcactttgtagaccaggctggcctcgaactcacagcgatccacctgcctctgcatcccgagtgctgggattaaaggccacaaTGGCCCGCTCAGAAGGCGACTCTTGAAAGAGGGGCGTGTGCTGAGTGCTGCCCTACTCTAAGCTTGGGAGAGTGAGAGTgtgggctagcctggcctacatagctaGGCCTTTAGAGTGTGGCCTTCAGTCCCCCGGTGAGACCTCTTATTCCTCCTGGCCCTAACCCTGGATCCTGACCTTAAATGTGATCTCTGCCCTTTGACTCCCAACAGTGCTGACCCCAAGGTGAGGAAGCTCCAACCAGCAAAACCTTCCTGGCTTTTGGCTCTCTGCCAGAGTCTGAGCAAAGCTTGACCCCTGACCCCGACCCCTGACCCCttctcctcctacctcagccatTCCAAGTAGTGGGAtgacaggcatgggccaccacacgtGACTTCAACCCCCTAGCTTAGCTTTAGACCTGTGACCTTCCCACCTACCTGACTGACCACACTCAGTGTCCCTCGCTTGTCTGTCCCTAGCTCCGGCAGCTGTTGAAGAGGAGCCGCGCGGCACCCCCAGGCTTGTCCTCTTAGGACTGAAATCCAGAACCTGGACTGATTTTTCCAGTCCCAACCGTCCCGTGGGACAGTCAGCGTATGTTGCAAAGTCACGATAACCTATGTGTAATACCCTGCCACTAGGGTCTTACATTAAAACCTCGAAGTGGCactggggggggggaacaggTGAACAGGTCCCAATATTTGGGGTCCTGTGAtacctcctcccccctcccaaggGGCTGTCTTGATGATTTCTGTGAAATCGGAGCCCACTTACTTGTTTCTGTGAAACACCCTAGGGACCCTTAACCCTCTCCTGCCCAGATCGCTCCCGATCACCTCCCCAGACTCAAGTCTCACACCCCAGAAAAGTCAATGGAGGTTCACTGGGGTTTGAGGCATCCCAATAGCACCTCATGAGGGCTCCTCCCCGGGGCCCACACCCCTGAGATGTTGGGAAGGGCCCTCTGAGATGACTGCACCCTGAGTCCTGGCGGCATTGTCATTAGAACTCAGTGCCCCCCGGGGGGCGTCCAGCATTCCCACTGAATGGTTCCCCTTGATCTGTGCACCTCTGTAGCTACCAATTAAACCCTGTTTGGCCTCAGACTGTGTTGGTGTCATTCAAAATGATGTAGGAAAGCAGAGGTGCGGAAGGGCGGCATTTGGATGATAGAATGGCTCTCTCGGAAGTCCGAGACCCAGGTGCCCGTCAGATCTGGTGCCTGACGAaggcatttttctatttttttagatGGCAACCCTTTCCTGGTGCTGACATTTCAGACAACTGGTGCCTGAGCCCCTTCCTAAAAGGTGGGAGGgtgagcagggtggtggtggcgcacgcctttgatcccagcacttgggagacagaggcaggcagatcaacctacatagtgagttcctgggcagccagagctgcatagtgagaccgaccctgtctcaaaacaaaacagaaaacaacaaaagatgtGAGAAGACCTCAAAGTTAGGGGCATGGCTCAGTAGTAcagctgcctagaatcctccagtgaggggctggggtgtggctcagtggtagagcccctgcctagaatcccccagtgaggggctggggcgtggctcagtggtagagcccctgcctagaatcccccagtgaggggctggggcgtggctcagtggtagagcccctgcctagaatcccccagtgaggggctggggtgtggctcagtggtagagcccctgcctagaatcccccagtgaggagctgggctgtggctcagtggtagagcccctgcctagaatcccccagtgagggactggggtgtggctcagtggtagagcccctgcctagaatcccccagtgaggggctggggtgtggctcagtggtagagcccctgcctagaatcccccagtgagggactggggtgtggctcagtggtagagcccctgcctagaatcccccagtgaggggctgtggatgtggctcagtggtagagcccctgcctagaatcccccagtgaggggctggggtgtggctcagtggtagagcccctgcctagaatcccccagtgaggggctgtggatgtggctcagtggtagagcccctgcctagaatcccccagtgaggggctgtggatgtggctcagtggtagagcccctgcctagaatcccccagtgagggactggggtgtggctcagtggtagagcccctgcctagaattccccagtgaggggctggggtatggctcagtggtagagcccctgcctaaaatccctcagtgaggggctgggggtgtggctcagtggtagagcccctgcctaaaatccctcagtgaggggctgtgggtgtggctcagtggtagagcccctgcctagaatcccccagtgaggggctggggtgtggctcagtggtagagaccctgcctagaatcccccagtgaggggctggggtgtggctcagtggtagagcccctgcctagaatcccccagtgaggggctggggtgtggctcagtggtagagcccctgcctagaatcccccagtgaggggctgtgggcgtggctcagtggtagagccctgcctagaatcccccagtgaggggctgtgggcgtggctcagtggtagagcccctgcctagaatccctc contains:
- the Nfkbid gene encoding NF-kappa-B inhibitor delta; this translates as MRGMVGSLRVRIPRSPNKNYVATDLVDPFPLRWWKVLAEEKRGVKRKETAEAGPSTQHLTFYWLCSSPLFRVCRAERSHCPTQTVKKLLEEQRRRQQQPPPEASVVPGHFSPPLVQTLTPSVNEVEAGHIHFPTFHEPVDSGPGNLAPPSGFADWDPSLHAACPDSSCPYPAAEGFLTPDFYPSSDPGRSGAFPLAMEDSLDTQLYTEPSLSHVGSWRVCALPSAAPQSAAPSLETARAQILALGPQQLLAQDEEGDTLLHLFAARGLRWAAYAAAEVLQMYRQLDIREHKGKTPLLVAAAANQPLIVEDLLSLGAEPNATDHQGRSVLHVAATYGLPGVLSAVFKSGIHVDLEARDFEGLTPLHTAILALNAAMLPPSVCPRTLSSQARDRLACVQMLLQMGASHTSQEIKSNKTILHLAVQAANPNLVQLLLGLPRGDLRAFVNMKAHGNTALHMAAALPPGPPQEAIVRHLLAAGADPTLRNLENEQPVHLLRPGPGPEGLRQLLKRSRAAPPGLSS